In one Pygocentrus nattereri isolate fPygNat1 chromosome 21, fPygNat1.pri, whole genome shotgun sequence genomic region, the following are encoded:
- the LOC108439488 gene encoding flocculation protein FLO11-like isoform X2: MAETLWKPLWILLLVLSYADAGSVYRHHCTKDGAQDGSTESTTAQTSSDSGFVPSQEAYFEETQDFSKTQAFDSSLTNAGSRAFSFQGTTYTSSFQPLTWDLKPALSTSFQQASDQSVQTAYQQAGSARPVQSSCRQVASARPVPSGYQHVASVRPVASGYQQVASARPEASGYQQVASARPVASSYQRVASAQPVPSASQRVSSAQPFPSSYHQVASAQPFPSSYHQVASTQPLPSASQRVSSAQPVASSYQQVASAQPVPSSYHQVASTQPVPSASQRVSSAQPVASSYQQVASAQPVASSYQQVASAQPVASSYQQVASAQPVASSYQHVASAQHVASSYQKVTSAWPVPSASQRVSSAQPVASSYQQVASAPPFPSASQRVSSAQPGASSYQKVASAQPVASSYQKVASAQPVASSYQHVASAQPVASSYQRVASAQPVPSASQRVSSAQPVASSYQQVASAQPVASSYQKVASAPLFPSASQRASSARPVLSSYQQVASAQPVVSSYQRVASAQPVPSASQRVSSAQPVASSYQQLASAQPVASSYHQVASAQPVASSYHQVASAQPVVSSYQHVASARPVPSASQRVSSAQPVQSSYQSGLSSPSVGFGSSAVGTGQSASSLYSSQDVSSTSTYKPSVGALGPAQSTYQQGVSYRPVQSTLPSSFVSRAYPYASSFKPSTSTSKPVQSGYQQKASDQPVQSASQRVSSAQPVQSAYQQVASTQPVWSSSPPSFVSQKVGFDSSAVGLSGSRAYSYTTSLKPSTSASQPVQSTYQQKPVQTASQSISSAQPVPSSYQQVTLSQPAQSSYPPEAASQNIRMDSSLTEVVGSVLRNDYGSEVATTGLNYRPFTSISTPSQSTCRQVTAAQPVQSRYQDVPFSQTSYGASLSGVTSTGSRSLYTPSDSVASAQAFRSPYSYAQALSSLDNSQPSAGSPRLTWTQKVLE, translated from the exons ATGGCAGAAACACTCTGGAAGCCTTTGTG GATTTTGTTACTAGTACTGAGTTATGCTGATGCAGGAAGTG TTTACAGGCATCATTGTACAAAAGATGGTGCTCAGGATGGGAGCACTGAAAGTACTACTGCTCAGACAAGCTCTGATTCTGGATTTGTGCCTAGTCAAGAAGCTTATTTTGAGGAAACCCAGGACTTCTCAAAAACTCAGGCCTTTGATAGTAGTTTGACCAATGCAGGCTCAAGGGCATTCAGTTTTCAGGGAACTACCTACACTTCAAGCTTTCAGCCACTAACTTGGGATCTTAAGCCTGCCCTAAGCACCTCCTTCCAACAAGCCTCAGACCAGTCTGTGCAGACAGCATACCAGCAGGCAGGTTCAGCCCGGCCTGTCCAGAGCAGCTGCCGACAGGTAGCTTCAGCCCGGCCTGTCCCGAGCGGCTACCAACACGTGGCTTCAGTCCGGCCTGTAGCAAGCGGCTACCAACAGGTTGCTTCCGCCCGGCCTGAAGCGAGCGGCTACCAACAGGTTGCTTCCGCCCGGCCTGtagcgagcagctaccaacGCGTGGCTTCAGCCCAGCCTGTCCCATCTGCTTCCCAGAGAGTATCGTCCGCCCAGCCTTTCCCGAGCAGCTACCATCAGGTGGCTTCCGCCCAGCCTTTCCCGAGCAGCTACCATCAGGTGGCTTCAACCCAGCCTCTCCCATCTGCTTCCCAGAGAGTATCTTCCGCCCAGCCTGtagcgagcagctaccaacaggtGGCTTCCGCCCAGCCTGTCCCGAGCAGCTACCATCAGGTGGCTTCAACCCAGCCTGTCCCATCTGCTTCCCAGAGAGTATCTTCCGCCCAGCCTGtagcgagcagctaccaacaggtggcttccgcccagcctgtagcgagcagctaccaacaggtggcttccgcccagcctgtagcgagcagctaccaacaggtggcttccgcccagcctgtagcgagcagctaccaacaCGTGGCTTCAGCTCAACATGTAGCGAGCAGCTACCAAAAGGTGACTTCAGCCTGGCCTGTCCCATCTGCTTCCCAGAGAGTATCTTCAGCCCAGCCTGtagcgagcagctaccaacag gtGGCTTCCGCCCCGCCTTTCCCATCTGCTTCCCAGAGAGTATCTTCAGCCCAGCCTGGAGCGAGCAGCTACCAAAAGGTGGCTTCCGCCCAGCCTGTAGCGAGCAGCTACCAAAAGGTGGCTTCCGCCCAGCCTGtagcgagcagctaccaacaCGTGGCTTCAGCTCAACCTGtagcgagcagctaccaacGTGTGGCTTCAGCCCAGCCTGTCCCATCTGCTTCCCAGAGAGTATCTTCAGCCCAGCCTGtagcgagcagctaccaacag gtTGCTTCAGCTCAACCTGTAGCGAGCAGTTACCAAAAGGTGGCTTCAGCCCCGCTTTTCCCATCTGCTTCCCAGAGAGCATCTTCAGCCCGGCCTGTCCTGAGCAGCTACCAGCAGGTTGCTTCCGCCCAGCCTGTAGTGAGCAGCTACCAACGCGTGGCTTCAGCCCAGCCTGTCCCATCTGCTTCCCAGAGAGTATCTTCCGCCCAGCCTGtagcgagcagctaccaacagTTGGCTTCCGCCCAGCCTGTAGCGAGCAGCTACCATCAGGTTGCTTCCGCCCAGCCTGTAGCGAGCAGCTACCATCAGGTTGCTTCCGCCCAGCCTGTAGTGAGCAGCTACCAACACGTGGCTTCAGCCCGGCCTGTCCCATCTGCTTCCCAGAGAGTATCTTCAGCTCAACCTGTACAGAGCAGCTATCAGTCTGGCCTTTCTTCCCCAAGTGTTGGCTTTGGTTCTAGTGCTGTGGGAACCGGACAAAGTGCTTCAAGTCTGTACAGCTCTCAGGACGTTTCCTCTACTTCAACCTACAAGCCCTCTGTTGGCGCTCTAGGACCTGCCCAAAGCACGTACCAGCAGGGCGTTTCATATCGGCCTGTGCAGAGCACTTTGCCATCCAGCTTTGTTTCTAGGGCATATCCGTACGCCTCAAGCTTTAAGCCCTCTACTAGCACTTCAAAGCCAGTCCAAAGCGGCTACCAGCAAAAAGCATCAGATCAGCCTGTCCAATCTGCTTCCCAGAGAGTATCTTCAGCCCAGCCTGTCCAGTCAGCATACCAGCAGGTAGCTTCCACACAGCCTGTGTGGAGTAGTTCTCCACCTAGCTTTGTTTCCCAAAAGGTTGGCTTTGATTCTAGTGCAGTGGGATTAAGTGGCTCAAGGGCATATTCTTACACCACAAGCTTGAAGCCCTCTACTAGTGCTTCACAGCCTGTTCAAAGCACCTACCAGCAAAAGCCTGTCCAAACTGCTTCCCAGAGCATATCTTCAGCTCAGCCTGTCCCAAGCAGCTACCAGCAAGTAACTTTATCCCAGCCAGCTCAGAGTAGCTACCCGCCTGAAGCTGCTTCCCAAAATATTAGAATGGATTCTTCTTTGACTGAAGTGGTAGGAAGTGTCTTGAGAAATGACTACGGTTCTGAAGTAGCTACAACTGGATTAAACTACAGGCCTTTCACCAGCATATCTACACCTTCCCAAAGTACTTGCCGACAGGTGACTGCAGCCCAGCCCGTTCAGAGCCGATACCAAGATGTGCCTTTTTCCCAAACCAGCTATGGTGCTAGTTTGAGTGGTGTGACTTCAACTGGTTCAAGGAGTCTGTATACCCCTTCAGACTCGGTGGCTTCTGCTCAAGCGTTCAGATCACCATATTCCTATGCTCAGGCTTTGAGTTCCCTAGACAACTCTCAACCCTCTGCTGGCTCTCCAAGATTAACATGGACACAAAAGGTGCTGGAGTAG
- the LOC108439488 gene encoding flocculation protein FLO11-like isoform X1 has translation MAETLWKPLWILLLVLSYADAGSVYRHHCTKDGAQDGSTESTTAQTSSDSGFVPSQEAYFEETQDFSKTQAFDSSLTNAGSRAFSFQGTTYTSSFQPLTWDLKPALSTSFQQASDQSVQTAYQQAGSARPVQSSCRQVASARPVPSGYQHVASVRPVASGYQQVASARPEASGYQQVASARPVASSYQRVASAQPVPSASQRVSSAQPFPSSYHQVASAQPFPSSYHQVASTQPLPSASQRVSSAQPVASSYQQVASAQPVPSSYHQVASTQPVPSASQRVSSAQPVASSYQQVASAQPVASSYQQVASAQPVASSYQQVASAQPVASSYQHVASAQHVASSYQKVTSAWPVPSASQRVSSAQPVASSYQQVASAPPFPSASQRVSSAQPGASSYQKVASAQPVASSYQKVASAQPVASSYQHVASAQPVASSYQRVASAQPVPSASQRVSSAQPVASSYQQVASAPPFPSASQRVSSAQPGASSYQQVASAQPGASSYQHVASAPPFPSASQRVSSAQPVASSYQQVASAQPVASSYQKVASAPLFPSASQRASSARPVLSSYQQVASAQPVVSSYQRVASAQPVPSASQRVSSAQPVASSYQQLASAQPVASSYHQVASAQPVASSYHQVASAQPVVSSYQHVASARPVPSASQRVSSAQPVQSSYQSGLSSPSVGFGSSAVGTGQSASSLYSSQDVSSTSTYKPSVGALGPAQSTYQQGVSYRPVQSTLPSSFVSRAYPYASSFKPSTSTSKPVQSGYQQKASDQPVQSASQRVSSAQPVQSAYQQVASTQPVWSSSPPSFVSQKVGFDSSAVGLSGSRAYSYTTSLKPSTSASQPVQSTYQQKPVQTASQSISSAQPVPSSYQQVTLSQPAQSSYPPEAASQNIRMDSSLTEVVGSVLRNDYGSEVATTGLNYRPFTSISTPSQSTCRQVTAAQPVQSRYQDVPFSQTSYGASLSGVTSTGSRSLYTPSDSVASAQAFRSPYSYAQALSSLDNSQPSAGSPRLTWTQKVLE, from the exons ATGGCAGAAACACTCTGGAAGCCTTTGTG GATTTTGTTACTAGTACTGAGTTATGCTGATGCAGGAAGTG TTTACAGGCATCATTGTACAAAAGATGGTGCTCAGGATGGGAGCACTGAAAGTACTACTGCTCAGACAAGCTCTGATTCTGGATTTGTGCCTAGTCAAGAAGCTTATTTTGAGGAAACCCAGGACTTCTCAAAAACTCAGGCCTTTGATAGTAGTTTGACCAATGCAGGCTCAAGGGCATTCAGTTTTCAGGGAACTACCTACACTTCAAGCTTTCAGCCACTAACTTGGGATCTTAAGCCTGCCCTAAGCACCTCCTTCCAACAAGCCTCAGACCAGTCTGTGCAGACAGCATACCAGCAGGCAGGTTCAGCCCGGCCTGTCCAGAGCAGCTGCCGACAGGTAGCTTCAGCCCGGCCTGTCCCGAGCGGCTACCAACACGTGGCTTCAGTCCGGCCTGTAGCAAGCGGCTACCAACAGGTTGCTTCCGCCCGGCCTGAAGCGAGCGGCTACCAACAGGTTGCTTCCGCCCGGCCTGtagcgagcagctaccaacGCGTGGCTTCAGCCCAGCCTGTCCCATCTGCTTCCCAGAGAGTATCGTCCGCCCAGCCTTTCCCGAGCAGCTACCATCAGGTGGCTTCCGCCCAGCCTTTCCCGAGCAGCTACCATCAGGTGGCTTCAACCCAGCCTCTCCCATCTGCTTCCCAGAGAGTATCTTCCGCCCAGCCTGtagcgagcagctaccaacaggtGGCTTCCGCCCAGCCTGTCCCGAGCAGCTACCATCAGGTGGCTTCAACCCAGCCTGTCCCATCTGCTTCCCAGAGAGTATCTTCCGCCCAGCCTGtagcgagcagctaccaacaggtggcttccgcccagcctgtagcgagcagctaccaacaggtggcttccgcccagcctgtagcgagcagctaccaacaggtggcttccgcccagcctgtagcgagcagctaccaacaCGTGGCTTCAGCTCAACATGTAGCGAGCAGCTACCAAAAGGTGACTTCAGCCTGGCCTGTCCCATCTGCTTCCCAGAGAGTATCTTCAGCCCAGCCTGtagcgagcagctaccaacag gtGGCTTCCGCCCCGCCTTTCCCATCTGCTTCCCAGAGAGTATCTTCAGCCCAGCCTGGAGCGAGCAGCTACCAAAAGGTGGCTTCCGCCCAGCCTGTAGCGAGCAGCTACCAAAAGGTGGCTTCCGCCCAGCCTGtagcgagcagctaccaacaCGTGGCTTCAGCTCAACCTGtagcgagcagctaccaacGTGTGGCTTCAGCCCAGCCTGTCCCATCTGCTTCCCAGAGAGTATCTTCAGCCCAGCCTGtagcgagcagctaccaacaggtGGCTTCCGCCCCGCCTTTCCCATCTGCTTCCCAGAGAGTATCTTCAGCCCAGCCTGGagcgagcagctaccaacaggtggcttccgcccagcctggagcgagcagctaccaacaCGTGGCTTCCGCCCCGCCTTTCCCATCTGCTTCCCAGAGAGTATCTTCAGCCCAGCCTGtagcgagcagctaccaacaggtTGCTTCAGCTCAACCTGTAGCGAGCAGTTACCAAAAGGTGGCTTCAGCCCCGCTTTTCCCATCTGCTTCCCAGAGAGCATCTTCAGCCCGGCCTGTCCTGAGCAGCTACCAGCAGGTTGCTTCCGCCCAGCCTGTAGTGAGCAGCTACCAACGCGTGGCTTCAGCCCAGCCTGTCCCATCTGCTTCCCAGAGAGTATCTTCCGCCCAGCCTGtagcgagcagctaccaacagTTGGCTTCCGCCCAGCCTGTAGCGAGCAGCTACCATCAGGTTGCTTCCGCCCAGCCTGTAGCGAGCAGCTACCATCAGGTTGCTTCCGCCCAGCCTGTAGTGAGCAGCTACCAACACGTGGCTTCAGCCCGGCCTGTCCCATCTGCTTCCCAGAGAGTATCTTCAGCTCAACCTGTACAGAGCAGCTATCAGTCTGGCCTTTCTTCCCCAAGTGTTGGCTTTGGTTCTAGTGCTGTGGGAACCGGACAAAGTGCTTCAAGTCTGTACAGCTCTCAGGACGTTTCCTCTACTTCAACCTACAAGCCCTCTGTTGGCGCTCTAGGACCTGCCCAAAGCACGTACCAGCAGGGCGTTTCATATCGGCCTGTGCAGAGCACTTTGCCATCCAGCTTTGTTTCTAGGGCATATCCGTACGCCTCAAGCTTTAAGCCCTCTACTAGCACTTCAAAGCCAGTCCAAAGCGGCTACCAGCAAAAAGCATCAGATCAGCCTGTCCAATCTGCTTCCCAGAGAGTATCTTCAGCCCAGCCTGTCCAGTCAGCATACCAGCAGGTAGCTTCCACACAGCCTGTGTGGAGTAGTTCTCCACCTAGCTTTGTTTCCCAAAAGGTTGGCTTTGATTCTAGTGCAGTGGGATTAAGTGGCTCAAGGGCATATTCTTACACCACAAGCTTGAAGCCCTCTACTAGTGCTTCACAGCCTGTTCAAAGCACCTACCAGCAAAAGCCTGTCCAAACTGCTTCCCAGAGCATATCTTCAGCTCAGCCTGTCCCAAGCAGCTACCAGCAAGTAACTTTATCCCAGCCAGCTCAGAGTAGCTACCCGCCTGAAGCTGCTTCCCAAAATATTAGAATGGATTCTTCTTTGACTGAAGTGGTAGGAAGTGTCTTGAGAAATGACTACGGTTCTGAAGTAGCTACAACTGGATTAAACTACAGGCCTTTCACCAGCATATCTACACCTTCCCAAAGTACTTGCCGACAGGTGACTGCAGCCCAGCCCGTTCAGAGCCGATACCAAGATGTGCCTTTTTCCCAAACCAGCTATGGTGCTAGTTTGAGTGGTGTGACTTCAACTGGTTCAAGGAGTCTGTATACCCCTTCAGACTCGGTGGCTTCTGCTCAAGCGTTCAGATCACCATATTCCTATGCTCAGGCTTTGAGTTCCCTAGACAACTCTCAACCCTCTGCTGGCTCTCCAAGATTAACATGGACACAAAAGGTGCTGGAGTAG
- the LOC108439488 gene encoding endochitinase A-like isoform X3, translating to MAETLWKPLWILLLVLSYADAGSVYRHHCTKDGAQDGSTESTTAQTSSDSGFVPSQEAYFEETQDFSKTQAFDSSLTNAGSRAFSFQGTTYTSSFQPLTWDLKPALSTSFQQASDQSVQTAYQQAGSARPVQSSCRQVASARPVPSGYQHVASVRPVASGYQQVASARPEASGYQQVASAQPVPSSYHQVASTQPVPSASQRVSSAQPVASSYQQVASAQPVASSYQQVASAQPVASSYQQVASAQPVASSYQHVASAQHVASSYQKVTSAWPVPSASQRVSSAQPVASSYQQVASAPPFPSASQRVSSAQPGASSYQKVASAQPVASSYQKVASAQPVASSYQHVASAQPVASSYQRVASAQPVPSASQRVSSAQPVASSYQQVASAPPFPSASQRVSSAQPGASSYQQVASAQPGASSYQHVASAPPFPSASQRVSSAQPVASSYQQVASAQPVASSYQKVASAPLFPSASQRASSARPVLSSYQQVASAQPVVSSYQRVASAQPVPSASQRVSSAQPVASSYQQLASAQPVASSYHQVASAQPVASSYHQVASAQPVVSSYQHVASARPVPSASQRVSSAQPVQSSYQSGLSSPSVGFGSSAVGTGQSASSLYSSQDVSSTSTYKPSVGALGPAQSTYQQGVSYRPVQSTLPSSFVSRAYPYASSFKPSTSTSKPVQSGYQQKASDQPVQSASQRVSSAQPVQSAYQQVASTQPVWSSSPPSFVSQKVGFDSSAVGLSGSRAYSYTTSLKPSTSASQPVQSTYQQKPVQTASQSISSAQPVPSSYQQVTLSQPAQSSYPPEAASQNIRMDSSLTEVVGSVLRNDYGSEVATTGLNYRPFTSISTPSQSTCRQVTAAQPVQSRYQDVPFSQTSYGASLSGVTSTGSRSLYTPSDSVASAQAFRSPYSYAQALSSLDNSQPSAGSPRLTWTQKVLE from the exons ATGGCAGAAACACTCTGGAAGCCTTTGTG GATTTTGTTACTAGTACTGAGTTATGCTGATGCAGGAAGTG TTTACAGGCATCATTGTACAAAAGATGGTGCTCAGGATGGGAGCACTGAAAGTACTACTGCTCAGACAAGCTCTGATTCTGGATTTGTGCCTAGTCAAGAAGCTTATTTTGAGGAAACCCAGGACTTCTCAAAAACTCAGGCCTTTGATAGTAGTTTGACCAATGCAGGCTCAAGGGCATTCAGTTTTCAGGGAACTACCTACACTTCAAGCTTTCAGCCACTAACTTGGGATCTTAAGCCTGCCCTAAGCACCTCCTTCCAACAAGCCTCAGACCAGTCTGTGCAGACAGCATACCAGCAGGCAGGTTCAGCCCGGCCTGTCCAGAGCAGCTGCCGACAGGTAGCTTCAGCCCGGCCTGTCCCGAGCGGCTACCAACACGTGGCTTCAGTCCGGCCTGTAGCAAGCGGCTACCAACAGGTTGCTTCCGCCCGGCCTGAAGCGAGCGGCTACCAACAG gtGGCTTCCGCCCAGCCTGTCCCGAGCAGCTACCATCAGGTGGCTTCAACCCAGCCTGTCCCATCTGCTTCCCAGAGAGTATCTTCCGCCCAGCCTGtagcgagcagctaccaacaggtggcttccgcccagcctgtagcgagcagctaccaacaggtggcttccgcccagcctgtagcgagcagctaccaacaggtggcttccgcccagcctgtagcgagcagctaccaacaCGTGGCTTCAGCTCAACATGTAGCGAGCAGCTACCAAAAGGTGACTTCAGCCTGGCCTGTCCCATCTGCTTCCCAGAGAGTATCTTCAGCCCAGCCTGtagcgagcagctaccaacag gtGGCTTCCGCCCCGCCTTTCCCATCTGCTTCCCAGAGAGTATCTTCAGCCCAGCCTGGAGCGAGCAGCTACCAAAAGGTGGCTTCCGCCCAGCCTGTAGCGAGCAGCTACCAAAAGGTGGCTTCCGCCCAGCCTGtagcgagcagctaccaacaCGTGGCTTCAGCTCAACCTGtagcgagcagctaccaacGTGTGGCTTCAGCCCAGCCTGTCCCATCTGCTTCCCAGAGAGTATCTTCAGCCCAGCCTGtagcgagcagctaccaacaggtGGCTTCCGCCCCGCCTTTCCCATCTGCTTCCCAGAGAGTATCTTCAGCCCAGCCTGGagcgagcagctaccaacaggtggcttccgcccagcctggagcgagcagctaccaacaCGTGGCTTCCGCCCCGCCTTTCCCATCTGCTTCCCAGAGAGTATCTTCAGCCCAGCCTGtagcgagcagctaccaacaggtTGCTTCAGCTCAACCTGTAGCGAGCAGTTACCAAAAGGTGGCTTCAGCCCCGCTTTTCCCATCTGCTTCCCAGAGAGCATCTTCAGCCCGGCCTGTCCTGAGCAGCTACCAGCAGGTTGCTTCCGCCCAGCCTGTAGTGAGCAGCTACCAACGCGTGGCTTCAGCCCAGCCTGTCCCATCTGCTTCCCAGAGAGTATCTTCCGCCCAGCCTGtagcgagcagctaccaacagTTGGCTTCCGCCCAGCCTGTAGCGAGCAGCTACCATCAGGTTGCTTCCGCCCAGCCTGTAGCGAGCAGCTACCATCAGGTTGCTTCCGCCCAGCCTGTAGTGAGCAGCTACCAACACGTGGCTTCAGCCCGGCCTGTCCCATCTGCTTCCCAGAGAGTATCTTCAGCTCAACCTGTACAGAGCAGCTATCAGTCTGGCCTTTCTTCCCCAAGTGTTGGCTTTGGTTCTAGTGCTGTGGGAACCGGACAAAGTGCTTCAAGTCTGTACAGCTCTCAGGACGTTTCCTCTACTTCAACCTACAAGCCCTCTGTTGGCGCTCTAGGACCTGCCCAAAGCACGTACCAGCAGGGCGTTTCATATCGGCCTGTGCAGAGCACTTTGCCATCCAGCTTTGTTTCTAGGGCATATCCGTACGCCTCAAGCTTTAAGCCCTCTACTAGCACTTCAAAGCCAGTCCAAAGCGGCTACCAGCAAAAAGCATCAGATCAGCCTGTCCAATCTGCTTCCCAGAGAGTATCTTCAGCCCAGCCTGTCCAGTCAGCATACCAGCAGGTAGCTTCCACACAGCCTGTGTGGAGTAGTTCTCCACCTAGCTTTGTTTCCCAAAAGGTTGGCTTTGATTCTAGTGCAGTGGGATTAAGTGGCTCAAGGGCATATTCTTACACCACAAGCTTGAAGCCCTCTACTAGTGCTTCACAGCCTGTTCAAAGCACCTACCAGCAAAAGCCTGTCCAAACTGCTTCCCAGAGCATATCTTCAGCTCAGCCTGTCCCAAGCAGCTACCAGCAAGTAACTTTATCCCAGCCAGCTCAGAGTAGCTACCCGCCTGAAGCTGCTTCCCAAAATATTAGAATGGATTCTTCTTTGACTGAAGTGGTAGGAAGTGTCTTGAGAAATGACTACGGTTCTGAAGTAGCTACAACTGGATTAAACTACAGGCCTTTCACCAGCATATCTACACCTTCCCAAAGTACTTGCCGACAGGTGACTGCAGCCCAGCCCGTTCAGAGCCGATACCAAGATGTGCCTTTTTCCCAAACCAGCTATGGTGCTAGTTTGAGTGGTGTGACTTCAACTGGTTCAAGGAGTCTGTATACCCCTTCAGACTCGGTGGCTTCTGCTCAAGCGTTCAGATCACCATATTCCTATGCTCAGGCTTTGAGTTCCCTAGACAACTCTCAACCCTCTGCTGGCTCTCCAAGATTAACATGGACACAAAAGGTGCTGGAGTAG